The Clostridia bacterium sequence ATTCTCAAGACAAAGTAGTATTAAATGCTGGCATTAGTTCTACAACGTCTTATCATTGGGAAGCGATTTATTCAAAAGTAATTGGTCAGATAGCACCTAAAAACATTGTTCTTCATATCGGCACAAATAATTTCTATGATGCTCATGACTTAGTGGAAGAAACGCAAGATAGTTTGACTAGGTTGTTTATGTATATGCACAACAGCTATCCAGCAAGCAAGATTTATTGGTTAAACATTACTCAGCGTCAGGACACTGCTTATTATTCTCAAGTCAATGAGACAAACAGCTATATAGAACAATGGTGTTCACAATATAATTGGATAACTTGCGTTGATACTTGTTCAAAGATTACAGCAGATATGCTTCGTGATGGAGTTCATCTCAAACCTGAAAAATACAAAGTGTTTACAGACGCCCTTGAAAACGCAGGTTGTGAAATTGTTAAGAAATAAAAAATCAAAGGAGGTTATGATGAAAAAGTTTAAGTCATTGTTAGCATTGTTATCCATATTCATCGTTATCGCTATCAGTCTTACTGCTTGCACTGCAACGGTAGAATATGAGTTATCAAATTATCAAGGTCAAGATTCAGATGCTGATGGAATGATGATTTATAACAAAGAACTTTTCTATTTAAATAGTATAAAACAAGGGGGTCCTGATCCTGCTGTTTTGGATGATACTGCGCGTAGCGGCTACTATTATCTATATGCTACACTAGGTGCATTTCACACAATGCGTTCAAAGAATTTGGCGGAATGGGAAAATGTTGGCCCTACATTTTATCAAAAACAATCTTCAGATGTATTAAAAATTACAAATTCAAACGTTTGGGCTCCTGAAGTTATTTATGATGAAGACACTAAACTATATTATATGTTCTTTAGTGCAACACCTGTTGCAGATAATTCTTTTTCAACAGGCAAGGGTATAGTCAGCAGCAGAAACTTGTATAACATGTATGTTGCCACATCAACAAGTCCTGCAGGTCCTTTCACTTTAATTGATTTTGGGAATGCCGATAGCTGCGGTGCCCAAAATATGCATGTATTAAATACTAAATCTGGAATTGTATTAGATGAGAGTGAATTGGCAAATAATGCATGGACAAAAGAAGGCAACACTTACTATAAGGCAGCATTTCCTCATTATTTTGCAAGATATTGCTTGTTTGCTCCTGATGAGCTTTCTAAAGTAATGCAAAAAGAAGGTGTAGGTATCTATGGCAATATCACCGATGCTGGTTATTTTGGAACAATTGATCCCCATCCTTTTGTCGATCCTGTAAGCGGAGATAAATATCTCTATTTTAAGGCAGAGGACAGGGGTTGGAATATCATTCTTGCTGTAAAGATGAAAAACTGGCTTTCTCCAGATTGGTCTACTGCAACCTATGCAGTAGTCAATGGATATCATACTGTTCAAGATTGGAGAGAAGGAAAAAATAAAGGCGTATCCTATGAAATTACTTCTTGTAACGAAGGTCCTTATGTAATTTATCATACTGATGCTAATGGAAAAGGCCTTTACTATCTTACTTTTTCGGTAAACGATTATGGTCAAAGCACTTATCAAGTTGGTATGGCAGTTTCAGAAAGTCCTCTCGGACCATTCAGAAAGCTTACAGAAGAAGAGGGCGGATTACTTCTTTGTTCTTCTACAACTGAAAGTGAATCCATTTCTGGAGCAGGACATCACTCTTTTGCAACATTAGGTGATCAGCTTTACATTATTTATCACCGTCATACCAATTATCTTGCCGGCGGTAATGATCGTTATACT is a genomic window containing:
- a CDS encoding family 43 glycosylhydrolase → MKKFKSLLALLSIFIVIAISLTACTATVEYELSNYQGQDSDADGMMIYNKELFYLNSIKQGGPDPAVLDDTARSGYYYLYATLGAFHTMRSKNLAEWENVGPTFYQKQSSDVLKITNSNVWAPEVIYDEDTKLYYMFFSATPVADNSFSTGKGIVSSRNLYNMYVATSTSPAGPFTLIDFGNADSCGAQNMHVLNTKSGIVLDESELANNAWTKEGNTYYKAAFPHYFARYCLFAPDELSKVMQKEGVGIYGNITDAGYFGTIDPHPFVDPVSGDKYLYFKAEDRGWNIILAVKMKNWLSPDWSTATYAVVNGYHTVQDWREGKNKGVSYEITSCNEGPYVIYHTDANGKGLYYLTFSVNDYGQSTYQVGMAVSESPLGPFRKLTEEEGGLLLCSSTTESESISGAGHHSFATLGDQLYIIYHRHTNYLAGGNDRYTAVDEVKWITVKDIFGNDMDIPYVNGPTDSIQPLPAAYSGYKNIADQATVTCTDKNTEIECVNDGLLSVHKTANDTFMSYIREAYISKQATFTFDFENARTIRAIMVYNSAFENSIFRNISKIELKLADGSTRVIRDVKFDVNRYCNFSELDVNEITYIMSGSCAFVEFYDIDVQSVKITIDVPEGQEEVGISEIRILGKVA